A window of Metabacillus sp. B2-18 contains these coding sequences:
- a CDS encoding YqzE family protein codes for MSTNDYVKYVTQQIVKFMDTPKETRKQQRQERKDLDASSSYYSNRWLGVLPFAVRLLMNKKKDR; via the coding sequence TTGTCTACAAATGATTACGTTAAGTATGTTACACAACAAATTGTGAAATTTATGGACACGCCTAAAGAAACAAGAAAACAGCAACGGCAGGAACGCAAGGATCTTGATGCATCCTCTTCTTATTACAGTAATCGTTGGTTAGGTGTTTTGCCTTTTGCAGTAAGATTGTTAATGAATAAGAAAAAAGATCGATAA
- a CDS encoding shikimate kinase, translating to MEAIYLTGFMGAGKTTVGQQLSQNMQLPVIDTDQEIVKKLNKSIKEIFEEYGEAFFRDQETKVLKELPTKDIIITTGGGIVIKEENRAWMKEHGRIVMLHADIDTIYERVHSDKSRPLASKKSKLELTDLYQSRVSFYEDCTLLIETAQKSIEDIVNEISIRLNA from the coding sequence TTGGAAGCAATATATTTAACTGGATTTATGGGAGCAGGAAAAACAACAGTTGGTCAACAACTTTCACAAAACATGCAACTTCCTGTTATTGATACAGATCAAGAAATCGTAAAAAAATTAAATAAAAGCATTAAAGAAATATTTGAAGAATATGGTGAAGCCTTCTTTCGCGATCAAGAAACGAAAGTCTTAAAAGAACTTCCAACAAAGGACATTATTATTACAACCGGCGGTGGGATTGTTATTAAGGAAGAAAATAGAGCTTGGATGAAAGAACATGGTAGGATCGTGATGCTTCATGCAGATATTGATACAATCTACGAACGTGTTCACTCAGATAAAAGTCGACCTTTAGCAAGTAAAAAATCAAAACTAGAGCTTACTGATTTATATCAATCACGAGTAAGCTTTTATGAAGATTGTACTTTGTTAATTGAAACGGCACAAAAAAGTATTGAAGATATTGTGAATGAAATAAGTATACGATTAAATGCTTAG
- the comGG gene encoding competence type IV pilus minor pilin ComGG, which translates to MKDEKGFILPSMMVVVFFCLLITAHISMSLVNEKNFYEETKQYYALDSIMQVAVERSLLEVKDGTALLNEQISVNTFNGQYNYLVQEVSPLIFHVSITCQTNEGKEYTASYQYDSSINEMILWSEY; encoded by the coding sequence ATGAAGGACGAAAAAGGGTTCATTTTGCCAAGTATGATGGTGGTCGTGTTTTTCTGTTTACTAATAACAGCACATATCTCAATGTCCTTAGTAAATGAAAAGAATTTTTATGAAGAAACAAAACAATATTATGCTCTTGATTCAATCATGCAAGTTGCAGTTGAAAGGTCACTATTGGAAGTGAAGGATGGAACTGCTTTACTTAATGAACAGATATCAGTGAACACGTTTAATGGTCAATATAATTACCTAGTTCAGGAAGTCTCACCACTGATTTTTCATGTTTCTATCACATGTCAAACAAATGAAGGAAAAGAATATACAGCATCTTATCAATATGATTCTTCAATAAATGAAATGATTTTATGGTCTGAATATTAA
- the comGF gene encoding competence type IV pilus minor pilin ComGF, whose translation MRIKRLVWNGQVCIKKQNRFAFLYLNERGYTFLNMLLTFFIYSFIISTLTIIFHFLISHSQHPEDLRPFEWELFIIQLHREFKESSNITIQDTELTFTNNTGQHVSINHYKNLIRRQIADRGHEILLLKVKTMTFHQVDRGIQLSVISEAGKVYTYTFRTYKELVKV comes from the coding sequence GTGCGGATCAAAAGGCTTGTATGGAATGGACAAGTTTGTATAAAAAAACAAAATCGGTTTGCCTTCTTGTATCTTAACGAACGGGGGTATACGTTTTTGAATATGCTTCTAACCTTTTTCATTTACTCCTTCATTATTTCAACTCTCACCATTATTTTTCACTTTTTAATTTCTCATTCTCAACATCCTGAAGACTTAAGACCATTTGAATGGGAACTTTTTATTATTCAACTTCATAGGGAATTTAAAGAATCAAGTAACATTACCATTCAGGATACAGAATTAACGTTCACTAATAATACTGGACAACATGTTAGTATTAATCACTATAAAAACCTAATTCGTAGACAAATAGCTGACAGAGGCCATGAAATCCTCCTTTTAAAAGTAAAAACAATGACTTTTCACCAGGTTGACAGGGGTATTCAACTTTCTGTCATAAGTGAGGCTGGGAAAGTCTACACTTATACATTTAGAACGTATAAGGAATTAGTTAAAGTATGA
- the comGE gene encoding competence type IV pilus minor pilin ComGE, with translation MERVVLLFKNYKGYSLAETITAFSMWILIVSILIPQLVLITQERVTTKQTSDALKLLHEKIQSVAFSDFDKVNEDIEKDSVIYHLIWKEEGADQKACMEWTSLYKKTKSVCLLVS, from the coding sequence TTGGAAAGGGTCGTTTTGCTCTTCAAGAACTATAAAGGCTATTCATTAGCTGAAACAATCACAGCATTTAGTATGTGGATATTAATAGTCTCCATCCTTATCCCTCAGCTTGTTCTTATCACACAAGAGCGAGTTACAACAAAACAAACTTCTGATGCATTGAAATTATTACACGAGAAAATTCAATCGGTAGCTTTTTCGGACTTTGACAAGGTAAACGAAGATATTGAAAAAGATTCTGTGATTTATCACTTAATATGGAAGGAGGAAGGTGCGGATCAAAAGGCTTGTATGGAATGGACAAGTTTGTATAAAAAAACAAAATCGGTTTGCCTTCTTGTATCTTAA
- the comGD gene encoding competence type IV pilus minor pilin ComGD, translating to MGEHRLQINKNGFTLLETVLVLAIVSSMSLIFIANIVPIYNQKVLDTFLDTFEKDVMYAQQHALINEERAYIVFVPSQNKYTIEGTKLGSILIERKYDSRIKLEAEVFSNRITYNPNGSIRASGTMHITYYNQSYKVVFYLGKGRFALQEL from the coding sequence ATGGGGGAGCACCGGCTGCAGATTAATAAAAATGGCTTTACTCTTTTAGAAACAGTTCTTGTGTTGGCCATTGTAAGCAGTATGAGCTTGATTTTTATTGCGAATATTGTCCCTATTTATAATCAAAAAGTATTAGATACTTTTTTAGATACATTTGAAAAAGATGTCATGTATGCACAGCAACACGCACTGATAAATGAAGAAAGAGCATATATAGTATTTGTACCGAGTCAGAACAAATATACAATTGAAGGGACAAAGCTTGGGTCAATTCTTATTGAAAGAAAGTATGACAGCAGAATTAAACTTGAGGCTGAAGTATTTTCAAACCGAATCACTTATAATCCTAACGGATCAATTCGAGCAAGTGGAACTATGCACATTACCTATTACAATCAGTCTTATAAGGTGGTTTTTTATCTTGGAAAGGGTCGTTTTGCTCTTCAAGAACTATAA
- the comGC gene encoding competence type IV pilus major pilin ComGC has translation MKNEKGFTLIEMLIVLLVITVLLLITIPNVTKHNSSIQKKGCDGLINMVQAQVTSYQIDHKKIPTVGELETGGYLRNTPVCPNGNTVVIAADGVVSDGGAPAAD, from the coding sequence ATGAAGAATGAAAAAGGATTTACGTTAATTGAAATGTTAATTGTATTACTCGTTATTACAGTATTGCTGCTTATTACGATTCCAAATGTCACGAAGCATAATAGCAGTATTCAAAAAAAAGGCTGTGATGGGCTTATTAATATGGTGCAGGCTCAAGTAACATCTTATCAAATTGATCATAAAAAAATACCTACAGTAGGAGAATTAGAAACAGGTGGTTATTTACGAAACACACCAGTATGTCCAAATGGAAATACGGTTGTAATTGCCGCAGATGGAGTGGTTTCTGATGGGGGAGCACCGGCTGCAGATTAA
- the comGB gene encoding competence type IV pilus assembly protein ComGB — MKINKKWNLKDQLSLLKRLSSLLDKGYTLNEALQFLHVNEQGYKKADLQQCMIYLSAGNSFRAALSSLSFHRDVLSYLYFAEQHGDLEFSLKECSGILDKKLTQFDKLAKLLRYPIFLLSTVAIILLMIQFVVTPQFEQLYASMNIETSFFSLFLIIVFNTLKLSGILLVVAVIIIAIYFFFIFKKQSADLQMNTIIKIPILKRIFVISHSYFFALQLSNLLKGGMSTFESLKVFESQNLLPFFKVEAGYLIQQLRAGEQLHHIIGERCFYEKELSLVILHGQANGQLSRELYTYSQLIIDKLEQKMVKIMGVVQPAIYGFVGMIVLFVYLSMLLPMYKMMESL, encoded by the coding sequence ATGAAGATTAATAAAAAATGGAATTTAAAAGATCAATTATCATTGTTAAAAAGATTAAGTAGTTTGCTAGATAAAGGGTATACATTAAATGAAGCCTTACAGTTTCTTCATGTTAATGAGCAGGGTTATAAAAAAGCTGATTTACAGCAATGTATGATATACCTATCAGCAGGTAACTCATTTCGAGCAGCTCTTTCAAGCTTAAGTTTTCATCGGGATGTGTTAAGCTATCTTTATTTTGCCGAACAGCATGGAGACCTAGAATTCTCACTAAAAGAATGCAGTGGAATTTTGGATAAAAAACTCACACAGTTTGATAAGCTAGCAAAGCTACTACGATATCCCATCTTTTTATTATCAACAGTGGCAATTATTTTATTAATGATCCAATTTGTTGTTACCCCTCAGTTTGAGCAGTTATATGCTTCTATGAATATTGAAACCTCCTTTTTTTCACTTTTCTTAATAATCGTTTTTAATACATTAAAGCTGTCAGGAATCTTACTAGTGGTAGCAGTAATCATAATTGCTATTTATTTCTTTTTTATATTTAAAAAGCAGTCAGCAGATTTACAAATGAATACCATTATTAAAATACCCATTTTAAAACGAATATTTGTTATTTCACACAGTTATTTTTTTGCTCTGCAATTAAGTAATTTATTAAAAGGGGGGATGTCTACTTTTGAGAGTTTAAAAGTGTTTGAAAGTCAGAATCTATTGCCGTTTTTTAAGGTAGAGGCAGGCTACCTCATTCAACAATTACGAGCTGGTGAACAACTTCATCACATTATTGGTGAACGATGCTTTTATGAAAAGGAGCTTTCCCTTGTTATTTTGCATGGACAAGCAAATGGTCAGCTGTCACGAGAACTTTACACGTATAGCCAGCTTATTATCGATAAGCTTGAGCAAAAAATGGTGAAAATAATGGGAGTCGTTCAGCCAGCTATTTATGGATTTGTAGGTATGATCGTGTTATTTGTCTATTTGTCTATGCTTTTACCGATGTACAAGATGATGGAAAGCTTATAG
- the comGA gene encoding competence type IV pilus ATPase ComGA codes for MKPIEQISERIIEEACALRASDIHIIPREQDTLIQFRVDDDLIEKHTMKKEICGRIISHLKFLASMDIGERRRPQNGSLSLSTTNLNVHLRLSTLPTIHEESLVIRILPQEKIPPITHLSLFPATTNKLLSILNHSHGLMIFTGPTGSGKTTTLYSLIHYAKRHFNRNIITLEDPVETKSEEVLQVQVNEKAGITYAAGLKAILRHDPDIIMVGEIRDRETAQIAIRASLTGHLVLSTMHTRDAKGAIYRLMEFDVSLSEIEQTLIAVSAQRLVQLKCPFCEDQCSPFCKKLRQKRRLSIYELLYGKNLTAVVKEAKGELASYQYPTLKDVIKKGIALGYLYPNSYDRWVFRYED; via the coding sequence GTGAAACCAATTGAACAAATCAGTGAACGTATTATAGAAGAAGCCTGTGCATTAAGAGCCTCAGACATTCACATTATTCCCAGAGAACAAGACACACTCATTCAGTTTCGAGTTGATGATGATTTAATTGAAAAACATACGATGAAAAAAGAGATCTGTGGTCGGATCATCTCTCATCTAAAATTTCTGGCTTCGATGGATATTGGAGAAAGACGAAGACCTCAGAATGGATCACTATCACTTTCTACTACTAATCTAAATGTTCATCTAAGATTATCCACCCTCCCTACCATTCACGAAGAAAGTCTTGTGATTAGAATTTTGCCACAAGAGAAAATACCGCCAATAACACATTTATCATTGTTTCCTGCCACAACAAACAAACTGCTCTCCATTTTGAATCACTCACATGGTTTAATGATTTTTACCGGCCCAACTGGCTCAGGTAAAACAACAACACTTTATTCTCTCATTCATTATGCAAAGCGTCATTTTAACAGAAATATTATCACGTTAGAGGATCCGGTAGAAACGAAAAGTGAGGAAGTATTGCAAGTTCAAGTTAATGAAAAAGCGGGGATTACCTATGCTGCTGGGTTAAAGGCAATTCTGCGTCATGATCCTGATATTATTATGGTTGGAGAAATACGAGATCGAGAAACAGCTCAAATTGCGATTCGCGCCAGTCTAACGGGTCATCTTGTTTTATCAACCATGCATACAAGAGATGCAAAAGGAGCGATATATCGATTAATGGAATTCGATGTAAGTTTATCTGAAATTGAACAAACTCTAATTGCGGTCTCAGCTCAAAGACTAGTTCAACTTAAATGTCCATTCTGTGAAGATCAATGCTCTCCTTTTTGTAAGAAGCTAAGACAAAAAAGAAGGTTAAGTATCTATGAGCTTTTATATGGAAAAAACCTAACAGCTGTAGTAAAGGAGGCGAAAGGAGAATTAGCTTCCTACCAATACCCAACATTAAAAGATGTTATTAAAAAGGGAATTGCACTAGGATATCTTTATCCAAATTCTTATGACCGTTGGGTGTTTCGTTATGAAGATTAA
- a CDS encoding Spx/MgsR family RNA polymerase-binding regulatory protein has protein sequence MNNLTFYSYPSCTSCRKTKHWLKAHNVNFHERHLFRDTPSIDELKQILSLTTEGIDEILATRSQTYKDLNIDVNELSLSEVLTLMHQEPKLLRRPIITDGNKLIVGYNPQELSKVARKQELKKSVS, from the coding sequence GTGAATAATCTAACGTTCTACAGTTACCCAAGTTGTACATCATGTAGAAAAACAAAGCATTGGCTAAAAGCGCACAATGTAAACTTTCACGAAAGACATCTTTTTCGTGACACACCATCTATAGATGAACTTAAACAAATCTTATCTTTAACAACAGAAGGCATAGATGAAATTCTTGCAACAAGGAGCCAAACCTATAAAGACTTAAATATCGACGTAAATGAACTCTCTCTATCTGAAGTACTTACACTTATGCACCAAGAACCAAAACTCCTACGCCGTCCAATCATCACAGACGGAAACAAACTGATCGTAGGCTACAACCCACAGGAACTAAGCAAGGTAGCAAGAAAACAGGAACTAAAAAAATCAGTATCATAA
- a CDS encoding DUF2626 domain-containing protein, whose product MDRMFRVLGFWTGIFAVMFYLGDMKTTSLLFFGQTGFFVFLSYLKLSERMYIYIFGAYLTIFFVGFTYWTTFMMIPGHNMGH is encoded by the coding sequence ATGGATCGTATGTTCCGAGTATTAGGTTTCTGGACGGGAATCTTCGCAGTAATGTTCTATCTTGGGGATATGAAGACGACTTCCTTACTCTTTTTCGGACAAACTGGATTTTTTGTTTTCTTATCTTATTTAAAATTATCCGAACGCATGTACATTTATATTTTTGGTGCTTACCTAACTATTTTCTTTGTCGGATTTACGTACTGGACAACATTTATGATGATTCCAGGACATAACATGGGACATTAA
- a CDS encoding MBL fold metallo-hydrolase: MKWRQLPLGPLQTNCYLFFNERKECLIIDPGGDGKKLISLLEQQHIKPLAILLTHAHFDHIGAVDDVRKQWGIPVYVHKQEKDWLSDSSLNGSQFFMAGAVSVAEPDKLIKGEGKLEIGEFSLQVYETPGHSPGSVSFYVEEAGIVFSGDALFAGSIGRTDLPGGNHEQLIKSIHNKLLNLPEETIVLSGHGPVTSIEQEMESNPFLNGF; the protein is encoded by the coding sequence ATGAAATGGAGACAACTCCCTTTAGGACCACTGCAAACGAATTGTTATCTTTTTTTCAATGAAAGGAAGGAATGTTTAATTATTGATCCAGGTGGTGACGGGAAAAAGCTGATTAGCTTACTTGAGCAGCAACATATAAAACCATTAGCGATCTTACTTACACATGCTCACTTTGATCATATTGGCGCAGTAGATGATGTGAGAAAGCAATGGGGAATTCCTGTTTATGTACATAAACAGGAGAAAGATTGGTTGTCAGATTCATCTCTAAATGGTTCTCAATTTTTTATGGCCGGTGCTGTTAGTGTGGCAGAGCCTGATAAATTAATTAAAGGTGAAGGAAAATTAGAGATAGGTGAGTTTTCTTTACAAGTATATGAAACACCTGGTCATTCCCCGGGAAGCGTTTCTTTTTATGTAGAAGAAGCAGGGATCGTTTTTTCAGGAGACGCATTATTTGCAGGTAGCATTGGCAGAACTGACCTGCCGGGTGGCAATCATGAGCAACTAATAAAAAGCATACATAACAAGCTATTGAATCTACCAGAAGAAACAATTGTTTTGTCAGGACATGGTCCGGTAACCAGTATTGAACAAGAGATGGAAAGCAATCCTTTTTTAAATGGTTTTTAA
- a CDS encoding DUF2759 domain-containing protein: protein MGLVIIFALVTILGIFGLIRSLKDKNLLGAAFAFGTLAVFGWFAVMTFIHHGYPTAH from the coding sequence ATGGGCTTAGTGATTATTTTTGCACTTGTAACCATTCTAGGGATTTTCGGACTTATTCGTTCACTGAAAGATAAAAACCTTCTTGGTGCAGCATTTGCGTTTGGTACTTTAGCTGTATTTGGATGGTTTGCCGTAATGACCTTTATTCACCACGGTTACCCAACTGCACACTAA
- a CDS encoding MTH1187 family thiamine-binding protein, with protein MAIVDVTVIPIGTNTPSVSEYVADIQQILKKYESEGKIKYQLTPMNTIIEGELHTLLQVVEDIHEAPFNKGIQRVATNIRIDDRRDKKSTMESKLESVQKHF; from the coding sequence ATGGCAATAGTAGATGTAACAGTAATTCCAATCGGAACAAATACACCAAGTGTTAGTGAATATGTAGCAGATATTCAACAAATCCTTAAAAAATACGAATCTGAAGGGAAAATAAAGTATCAGCTAACTCCAATGAATACCATTATTGAAGGGGAGTTACATACATTGCTTCAAGTGGTTGAAGACATTCATGAAGCCCCTTTTAATAAAGGAATTCAGAGGGTAGCAACCAATATTCGAATCGATGATCGACGAGATAAAAAGTCTACAATGGAAAGTAAACTAGAAAGTGTACAGAAGCATTTTTAA